A genomic segment from Glycine max cultivar Williams 82 chromosome 1, Glycine_max_v4.0, whole genome shotgun sequence encodes:
- the LOC100809761 gene encoding zinc finger CCCH domain-containing protein 20, producing the protein MMLGEHHRGNPTVLVPPWPAHDDPTAEMYSAFLTNDVNAGEYSPYHLQEALTALQRFLPSNETDADSDSSEAAQPDAAVDAYTCDHFRMYEFKVRRCARGRSHDWTECPYAHPGEKARRRDPRRFHYSGVACPEFRKGNCRKGDACEFAHGVFECWLHPARYRTQPCKDGTSCRRRVCFFAHTPEQLRVLPMQSPRSVANSSESYDGSPMRQVSLSSAAAAAFMSSPAASLSPPESPPSVNEMVASLRNLQLGKMKSMPHNRNVSVGSPRGSVLRPGFLSLPTTPTQQPVRSGVKCFDVWDESFEEEPVMERVESGRGIRAKMFEKLSKENSLDASASPPDLGWVSELVK; encoded by the coding sequence atgatgcTCGGAGAACACCATCGCGGGAATCCGACGGTCCTCGTGCCACCGTGGCCAGCCCACGACGATCCGACGGCTGAGATGTACTCCGCGTTCTTAACAAACGACGTCAATGCTGGTGAGTACTCTCCGTACCATCTTCAAGAAGCACTAACGGCGCTGCAGCGTTTTCTGCCGTCAAACGAAACGGACGCAGACTCGGACTCCTCGGAGGCGGCTCAGCCCGACGCGGCGGTGGACGCGTACACGTGCGACCATTTCCGCATGTACGAGTTCAAGGTCCGTCGATGCGCACGTGGCAGGTCACACGACTGGACGGAGTGTCCGTACGCGCATCCCGGCGAGAAGGCCCGCCGCCGTGACCCGCGGAGGTTCCACTACTCTGGCGTGGCGTGCCCGGAGTTCCGCAAGGGAAACTGCAGGAAAGGCGACGCGTGCGAGTTCGCGCACGGCGTTTTCGAGTGCTGGCTCCATCCGGCGCGCTACCGGACTCAGCCATGCAAGGACGGCACGAGCTGCCGGCGGCGCGTGTGCTTCTTCGCGCACACGCCGGAGCAGCTGCGCGTCCTGCCGATGCAGAGTCCGCGTAGCGTGGCAAACTCATCGGAGTCCTACGACGGGTCTCCGATGAGGCAGGTTTCGTTGTCgtcggcggcggcggcggcgttCATGTCTTCTCCGGCGGCTTCTCTCTCTCCGCCAGAGTCGCCGCCATCGGTGAACGAGATGGTGGCTTCTCTGCGTAATTTGCAGCTTGGGAAAATGAAATCGATGCCTCATAATAGAAACGTGTCGGTCGGGTCGCCGAGGGGATCGGTACTCCGACCGGGTTTTTTAAGCCTTCCAACAACGCCAACTCAGCAACCGGTTCGGTCTGGGGTGAAGTGTTTTGATGTTTGGGATGAGAGTTTTGAGGAGGAACCGGTTATGGAGAGGGTGGAGTCAGGGAGGGGAATAAGGGCTAAGATGTTTGAGAAGCTCAGCAAGGAGAATTCACTCGACGCCTCGGCTTCGCCTCCGGATCTTGGGTGGGTCTCGGAGCTTGTTAAGTGA